One window of the Candidatus Chryseobacterium colombiense genome contains the following:
- a CDS encoding CinA family nicotinamide mononucleotide deamidase-related protein, whose protein sequence is MKNAVLITIGDEILSGNTVDTNSNFIATELKNIGIKVSQIFTISDEIETIKKTIESAFETGDLIITTGGLGPTRDDKTKKAIAEFFHDEIALDEATFNHLKSYMERRGRLEILERNREQAFVPTKSTVFQNHFGTAPCMMMEQDGKLLFSLPGVPYEVKPLIKDQIVPFLQEKYNLDYIFTRIVSVVGIPESILADTIEPWELALPENLALSYLPIGTRVKLRLTGSGENETLLQQQLEEEIQKLLPLIKDNVIATSEDKIEKILAEILTERQLTVSTAESCTGGELAKMITSISGSSKYYLGGIVAYATEKKIGILKVKKETVDEFTVVSEQVASEMAEGCQQLFGTHISLSTTGVAGPGKGEDGKDVGTVFYTIRIGEKEMTSKLYMPHLERLDFMNFVSQKIIQDLVGVLINN, encoded by the coding sequence ATGAAAAATGCTGTTCTGATTACGATTGGTGACGAAATCCTTTCCGGAAATACGGTTGATACCAATTCGAATTTTATTGCCACCGAGCTTAAAAATATAGGAATTAAAGTTTCACAGATCTTTACCATTTCAGATGAAATAGAAACCATTAAAAAAACAATTGAATCGGCCTTTGAAACAGGAGATTTAATTATTACAACAGGAGGTTTAGGACCAACAAGAGATGATAAGACCAAAAAAGCGATCGCTGAATTCTTTCATGATGAAATTGCTTTGGACGAAGCTACCTTCAACCATCTTAAAAGCTATATGGAAAGAAGGGGCCGTCTGGAAATTCTTGAGAGAAATCGAGAACAAGCCTTCGTGCCTACAAAATCTACGGTTTTTCAGAATCATTTTGGAACCGCACCTTGTATGATGATGGAGCAGGACGGGAAATTGCTATTCAGTTTGCCGGGAGTTCCGTACGAAGTAAAACCGCTTATTAAAGATCAGATTGTTCCTTTTCTACAGGAAAAATATAATCTGGACTATATTTTTACAAGAATAGTTTCCGTTGTAGGAATTCCGGAAAGTATTTTAGCAGATACTATAGAACCTTGGGAACTGGCTTTGCCTGAAAATTTAGCCTTATCTTATCTTCCTATCGGAACCCGTGTGAAACTAAGACTGACAGGAAGCGGGGAAAACGAAACGCTTTTGCAACAGCAATTGGAAGAAGAAATTCAGAAATTATTGCCTTTAATCAAAGACAATGTTATTGCAACTTCTGAAGATAAGATAGAGAAAATTCTTGCAGAGATTTTAACGGAGAGACAACTGACAGTTTCTACGGCTGAAAGCTGTACAGGAGGTGAGCTGGCAAAAATGATTACTTCTATTTCAGGAAGTTCAAAATATTATCTCGGAGGAATCGTGGCTTATGCAACTGAAAAGAAAATCGGGATTTTAAAGGTTAAAAAAGAAACGGTTGATGAATTTACAGTAGTCAGTGAACAGGTGGCTTCAGAAATGGCGGAAGGTTGTCAGCAATTATTTGGAACTCATATTTCACTTTCAACAACCGGTGTTGCAGGTCCGGGAAAAGGAGAGGACGGAAAAGATGTGGGAACGGTTTTTTACACCATCAGAATCGGTGAAAAAGAAATGACTTCAAAATTATATATGCCTCATTTGGAACGACTTGATTTTATGAATTTTGTTTCACAGAAAATTATTCAGGATTTAGTGGGAGTTTTGATAAATAATTAA
- a CDS encoding glycosyltransferase, producing MENSRQIFQTDNKKRWRNVQWGTRVFIFVAVLLFLALGLMMTLDRSPKIPFKEDYKAVITANKPFLQENKISKEYKGFRNFISEKTIHTNLAKIEKARAERLKNQNRNWAQFPGGIRSAFYVAWDPQSLMSLKRNVKHINLVFPEWFFLDPKTGDLKTNVDPEGYKVIKRTGVAAMPILSNNFQQEFHSEGLGKVLKNPQERTKLIQKLVQQCLKFNFKGINIDFEEMNLDSDENLIAFMKELSDTFKQNKLLVTMDVMTDNDDYNIEKLNPYVDYFVLMAYDEYSADSDAGPISSQKWVEAQTGKFLKKTSPNKIILGLGAYGYDWSTNKDDNSSVTYMQAITKANASKAVINFDDNTFNLNYSYTDSKNNTHTVFFNDAASIFNTMRFSSEYPLAGTALWRLGSEDSRIWNFYDKDLTFAGLAKLNLKTLENVKGQTMVDYIGDGEVLDVLNTPHDGKIAVEIDPKEKIITDENYLTYPSSYEVKKYGQAPQKELVLTFDDGPDETYTPQILDVLSKYHVPAAFFLVGLNAEKNLPLVKRIYREGHEIGNHTFTHENVAKVSPERALLELKLTRLLIECITGHSTILFRAPYNADSEPTTSEEIIPVALARQQNYLDIGENIDPEDWQPGVTADEIVKRVMAGIKAERGNIILLHDAGGDTREETVKALKILIPALQKQGYHFTNLASILHKNKGELMPEVPKTRAYYVMQLNLVLATIIYGVSHFLVALFTIFIGLGLVRLIIMLYWAFKEKRKEKKLGEFPVLETYPKVSIIVPAYNEEVNIVSSLHNLLKQTYPNFNIILVDDGSKDSTYEKAKEVFSDHPKLKILRKANGGKATALNFGISQTDAEYVVCIDADTKLEQNAVKYLIARFLNSTPEEKIAAVAGNVKVGNTVNWLTKWQSIEYTTSQNFDRLAYANINAITVIPGAIGAFRKSVVEEVGGYSSDTLAEDCDITVKILRNGYTVANENLAVAVTEAPETVKQFLKQRFRWTYGIMQMFWKQRQTFLNPKYKGLGLWAMPNILLFQYIIPFFSPLADVIMFFGILSGNGSKIFSYYLIFLLVDASLAFIAFIMQKEKLVNLLYVIPQRFGYRWLMYIVLFRSLRRALKGEMQTWGFLKRTGNVKEIAAS from the coding sequence GTGGAAAATTCAAGACAGATTTTTCAGACCGATAATAAAAAACGTTGGAGAAACGTCCAATGGGGAACCCGTGTTTTCATCTTTGTTGCGGTACTGCTTTTCTTGGCTCTAGGTCTGATGATGACATTGGACAGAAGCCCTAAAATTCCGTTTAAAGAAGATTATAAAGCGGTAATTACAGCGAACAAACCCTTTCTTCAGGAAAATAAAATTTCAAAAGAATATAAAGGTTTCAGAAATTTTATTTCTGAAAAGACAATTCATACCAATCTTGCAAAAATTGAAAAAGCAAGAGCGGAAAGACTTAAGAATCAAAACCGAAACTGGGCTCAATTTCCCGGAGGAATACGTTCTGCATTCTATGTAGCATGGGACCCTCAGTCTCTGATGTCTTTAAAGAGAAACGTTAAGCATATCAATCTGGTTTTCCCTGAATGGTTTTTCCTTGATCCTAAAACAGGTGACCTGAAAACGAACGTTGATCCTGAAGGTTATAAAGTGATCAAAAGAACAGGGGTTGCTGCAATGCCGATCTTAAGCAATAACTTCCAGCAGGAATTCCATTCTGAAGGTCTAGGAAAAGTTTTGAAAAATCCTCAGGAAAGAACAAAGCTGATTCAAAAACTGGTTCAGCAATGTCTTAAATTTAATTTTAAAGGAATCAATATTGACTTTGAGGAAATGAATCTGGATTCTGATGAGAATCTGATTGCCTTCATGAAAGAACTTTCTGATACTTTCAAGCAAAATAAGCTGCTCGTTACAATGGATGTGATGACGGATAATGATGATTATAATATTGAGAAATTAAATCCGTACGTAGATTATTTTGTATTAATGGCTTATGACGAATACTCTGCAGATAGTGATGCCGGACCTATTTCTTCGCAAAAATGGGTAGAAGCCCAAACCGGAAAATTTTTAAAGAAAACATCTCCGAACAAAATAATTTTAGGATTGGGAGCTTATGGTTACGACTGGAGTACCAATAAAGATGATAACAGCTCAGTAACCTATATGCAGGCGATTACAAAAGCCAATGCAAGTAAAGCAGTTATTAATTTTGATGATAATACTTTCAATTTAAACTATTCATATACTGACTCAAAAAACAATACCCATACCGTATTTTTCAATGATGCGGCTTCCATTTTCAATACCATGCGTTTTTCTTCAGAATATCCTTTGGCGGGAACTGCACTTTGGAGATTGGGAAGTGAAGACAGCCGGATATGGAACTTTTATGATAAGGATCTGACTTTTGCGGGGTTGGCAAAATTAAATTTAAAAACGCTGGAAAATGTGAAAGGTCAGACGATGGTCGATTATATTGGTGATGGAGAAGTTCTGGATGTGTTGAATACGCCTCACGATGGAAAAATTGCTGTGGAAATTGATCCAAAAGAAAAAATAATTACCGATGAAAATTACCTGACGTATCCAAGTTCTTATGAAGTGAAAAAATATGGGCAGGCTCCTCAAAAAGAATTGGTATTGACGTTTGATGATGGTCCGGATGAAACCTACACTCCTCAAATCCTGGATGTACTATCTAAATACCATGTTCCGGCAGCATTCTTTTTAGTAGGTCTAAATGCTGAAAAAAACCTTCCTTTGGTTAAAAGAATTTATAGAGAAGGTCATGAAATAGGAAACCATACTTTTACGCACGAAAATGTTGCAAAAGTAAGTCCGGAAAGAGCTTTGCTGGAACTGAAGCTGACAAGACTGCTGATAGAATGTATTACAGGACACAGCACCATTCTTTTCAGAGCGCCGTATAACGCAGATTCTGAGCCTACAACTTCAGAAGAAATAATACCTGTTGCTTTGGCAAGACAGCAAAATTATTTAGACATCGGTGAAAATATCGATCCTGAAGACTGGCAGCCCGGAGTAACAGCGGATGAAATCGTAAAACGTGTAATGGCCGGGATAAAAGCAGAGCGTGGAAACATTATTCTTCTCCACGATGCAGGGGGTGATACCCGTGAAGAAACCGTAAAAGCATTGAAAATCCTGATTCCGGCTTTGCAGAAACAAGGATATCATTTTACCAATCTGGCATCGATTTTACATAAAAATAAAGGAGAGTTGATGCCTGAAGTTCCTAAGACAAGAGCATATTATGTTATGCAGCTAAATCTGGTTCTGGCAACGATTATTTACGGAGTCAGCCACTTTTTGGTAGCACTTTTTACCATCTTTATCGGTTTGGGACTCGTAAGATTGATTATTATGCTGTATTGGGCTTTTAAAGAAAAAAGAAAAGAGAAAAAACTAGGAGAATTTCCGGTTCTGGAAACGTATCCAAAAGTTTCAATCATTGTGCCGGCTTACAATGAGGAGGTAAATATTGTGTCTTCTTTGCATAATTTATTAAAGCAGACCTATCCGAATTTCAATATCATATTAGTTGATGACGGAAGTAAAGATTCTACTTATGAAAAGGCAAAAGAAGTATTTTCTGATCATCCGAAACTGAAGATTTTACGTAAAGCAAATGGGGGAAAAGCAACAGCTCTAAACTTCGGAATTTCTCAAACCGATGCGGAATATGTAGTTTGTATTGACGCCGATACAAAACTGGAACAGAATGCTGTAAAATATTTGATAGCGAGGTTTTTAAACTCGACTCCGGAAGAAAAAATTGCCGCTGTTGCAGGAAACGTAAAAGTTGGAAATACAGTAAACTGGTTAACAAAATGGCAGTCTATAGAATATACAACCAGTCAGAATTTTGACCGATTGGCTTATGCGAATATCAATGCCATCACAGTGATTCCGGGAGCAATTGGAGCGTTCAGAAAATCTGTTGTTGAGGAGGTTGGAGGATATTCTTCTGATACTTTGGCAGAAGATTGTGATATAACCGTAAAAATTTTAAGAAATGGTTATACCGTTGCCAATGAAAATCTTGCGGTTGCCGTAACAGAAGCGCCTGAAACTGTAAAACAGTTTTTAAAACAACGTTTCAGATGGACCTACGGAATCATGCAGATGTTCTGGAAGCAGAGACAGACTTTTCTTAATCCGAAATATAAAGGACTCGGACTTTGGGCAATGCCGAATATATTATTGTTTCAGTATATTATTCCGTTTTTTTCTCCGCTTGCGGATGTTATCATGTTTTTTGGGATTTTATCAGGAAACGGAAGTAAAATATTCAGTTACTATTTAATTTTCCTTTTGGTGGATGCTTCATTGGCTTTTATAGCTTTCATTATGCAGAAAGAAAAACTGGTGAACTTACTATATGTTATTCCGCAACGTTTCGGATACAGATGGTTGATGTATATTGTACTGTTCCGAAGCTTAAGAAGAGCGCTTAAAGGTGAAATGCAGACTTGGGGATTCCTGAAACGCACCGGTAATGTAAAAGAAATTGCAGCTTCTTAA